One Vigna unguiculata cultivar IT97K-499-35 chromosome 7, ASM411807v1, whole genome shotgun sequence genomic region harbors:
- the LOC114191937 gene encoding ACT domain-containing protein ACR10-like has product MGILYDDVVIISQPQKDGDPTVLTVNCPDKTGLGCDLCRIILFFGLNILRGDVSTDGKWCYIVFWVVGKHKTRWSLLKTRLIEACPSCSSASGISYYRSELQPSKPPDVFLLNFCCHDRKGLLHDVTEVLCELELTIKKVKVSTTPDGKVMDLFFITDTRELLHTKKRKDETIEHLTEILGDAIISIDIDLVGPEITACTQASPLLPTAITEDAFDLELPDSARGGTLRSDYVSVMMDNTLSPAHTLVQIMCQDHKGLLYDIMRTLKDYNIQISYGRFTTKPRGKCEIDLFIMQADGKKIVDPHKQNSLSSRLRMELFRPLRVTIVSRGPDTELLVANPVELSGKGRPLVFYDITLALKMLGICIFSAKVGRHVIGDREWEVYRVLLDEGEGLSFPKNKIEEGVWKMVMGWE; this is encoded by the exons ATGGGCATACTCTACGACGACGTGGTGATCATAAGCCAACCACAAAAAGACGGCGACCCAACTGTTCTCACTGTCAATTGCCCTGACAAAACTGGTCTGGGATGTGATTTGTGCCGTATCATACTTTTCTTTGGTCTCAACATACTCAGAGGAG ATGTTTCAACGGATGGAAAATGGTGCTACATAGTTTTCTGGGTGGTTGGGAAACACAAGACGAGGTGGAGTTTGCTGAAGACGAGGCTGATTGAGGCATGTCCTTCTTGCTCCTCGGCTTCTGGAATCTCTTATTATCGATCTGAGTTGCAGCCCTCCAAGCCCCCTGATgtctttcttttgaatttttgctGTCATGACCGGAAAGGGCTTTTGCATG ATGTTACTGAGGTTCTTTGTGAGTTAGAACTTACTATAAAGAAAGTGAAGGTATCTACTACACCTGATGGCAAAGTGATGGATCTGTTTTTCATCACAGATACCag AGAACTTCTACACACAAAGAAGAGAAAGGACGAAACAATTGAACATCTAACAGAGATTTTGGGGGATGCCATCATTTCTATTGACATAGATTTGGTTGGCCCAGAAATTACAGCTTGTACCCAGGCATCTCCATTACTTCCAACTGCAATCACAGAAGATGCCTTTGATTTGGAATTGCCCGATTCGGCTCGGGGAGGAACTCTGAGGTCAGATTATGTTTCTGTAATGATGGACAATACGCTTAGTCCTGCTCACACCCTTGTCCAAATTATGTGCCAAGATCACAAAGGTCTACTTTATGACATCATGAGAACTCTGAAAGACTACAACATTCAG ATTTCTTATGGGCGTTTCACTACAAAACCTAGAGGGAAATGTGAGATTGACTTGTTCATCATGCAAGCAGATGGCAAAAAGATTGTTGACCCACACAAGCAGAATTCATTGTCATCACGCCTTAGAATGGAACTATTTCGACCACTCAGAGTAACCATTGTGAGTAGGGGCCCGGATACCGAGCTTCTGGTCGCAAATCCGGTGGAGTTATCTGGCAAGGGCCGGCCTCTTGTTTTCTATGATATCACTCTTGCACTCAAAATGCTAGGCATTTGCATCTTTTCG GCTAAAGTTGGAAGACACGTAATTGGAGATCGTGAGTGGGAGGTTTATAGAGTCTTGCTTGATGAAGGGGAGGGGCTATCTTTTCCAAAGAACAAGATTGAGGAGGGAGTTTGGAAAATGGTGATGGGTTGGGAGTAA
- the LOC114192230 gene encoding 29 kDa ribonucleoprotein A, chloroplastic-like, whose amino-acid sequence MSTSATSLALPTLTLRTHHPLSSPKCFSSSLSLTPNAKPISISTVFLKSTFSLPSRFLPRVAVSDYGQQEDTFSAGQSFSPDLKVFVGNLPFSVDSAQLAELFESVGVVEVVEVIYDKTTGRSRGFGFVTMSSAEEVEAAVQQFNGYELDGRALKVNAGPPPARNESSSRFRSSNRVGGGGGGDFSDNKHKVHVGNLAWGVDHVALESLFREQGNVLEARVVYDRDSGRSRGFGFVTYSSSEEVNSAIESLDGVDLNGRAIRVSLADSKPKRF is encoded by the exons ATGTCTACCTCTGCAACTTCTCTTGCACTCCCAACTCTCACTCTCAGAACACATCATCCTCTCTCTTCTCCCAAATGCTTCTCCTCTTCTCTCTCCCTCACCCCTAACGCCAAACCCATCTCCATTTCTACCGTTTTCCTCAAATCCACTTTCTCCCTACCCTCACGCTTCCTTCCCCGTGTCGCCGTCTCTGACTACGGCCAGCAAGAGGACACCTTCAGCGCCGGCCAGAGCTTCTCCCCCGACCTTAAGGTCTTTGTCGGCAACCTTCCGTTCAGCGTCGACAGTGCGCAGCTCGCAGAGCTCTTCGAAAGCGTTGGGGTCGTGGAGGTGGTCGAG GTGATTTATGATAAGACGACTGGGAGAAGCAGGGGGTTTGGGTTTGTGACCATGTCTTCGGCTGAGGAGGTTGAAGCGGCTGTTCAGCAGTTCAATGGATAT GAACTGGATGGAAGGGCCTTGAAAGTGAATGCTGGGCCACCCCCTGCTCGGAATGAGAGTTCTTCTCGTTTTAGAAGTTCTAACAgagttggtggtggtggtggtggtgattttTCAGATAATAAACACAAAGTCCATGTGGGTAATCTTGCTTGGGGTGTTGACCACGTAGCGTTGGAGTCATTGTTTCGGGAACAAGGAAATGTCCTGGAAGCAAGGGTAGTCTATGACAGAGACAGTGGACGATCAAGAGGCTTTGGATTTGTGACTTACAGTAGTTCCGAAGAAGTTAACAGTGCAATTGAGTCCTTGGATGGTGTG GACTTGAATGGCAGAGCTATACGAGTTTCGTTAGCAGATTCGAAGCCGAAGCGGTTTTGA